In a single window of the Amycolatopsis sp. cg5 genome:
- a CDS encoding alpha/beta hydrolase — MHASDIRLDSTFGLILVAVLALLAVIAVPWFWDSWKWRRTGRSTTTVTAVILVVVSMGLAGNMIGNFFPTVGALIGTSNPAGEGTNGEGGLNGGGLEQMKDYNRDRGAKGLGSTFHLTVLGERTGLTRDVNLYIPPQYYDPAYEGFTFPVIEWIPNYPSGPEVAGGGYKLYDQLDAAIAKKLMPPTVVIVPDPTGVPKVGHDTECVDEVNGAANDTYLTADIRAWALKTLKVNADRKSWAIAGWSSGGYCALNLVTRHPQWFGIAASVSGYDAAWIDAETTDIFKGRKDIADANNVSINLAKHPSPVDLLAIAGDKEANEVASIQRMNKAVALPTTLTSWIIPDAGHNMNTFKSQLPDVLTWIGSKSATPRFAGARKVTVSGEVKPWPLPQTGAKGALVATDQ; from the coding sequence ATGCACGCGAGCGATATCAGACTGGACTCGACGTTCGGTTTGATCTTGGTGGCCGTCCTGGCTTTGCTCGCCGTGATCGCCGTCCCCTGGTTCTGGGATTCCTGGAAATGGCGCCGCACCGGCCGCAGCACCACCACTGTGACCGCCGTCATTCTCGTCGTCGTTTCGATGGGACTCGCCGGCAACATGATCGGCAATTTCTTCCCGACGGTCGGCGCGCTCATTGGCACCTCGAACCCGGCGGGCGAGGGCACGAACGGTGAGGGCGGGCTCAACGGCGGCGGCCTCGAGCAGATGAAGGACTACAACCGCGACCGTGGTGCCAAGGGGCTCGGCTCGACGTTCCATCTGACCGTGCTCGGCGAGCGCACCGGGCTCACCCGCGACGTCAACCTCTACATCCCGCCGCAGTACTACGACCCCGCGTACGAGGGCTTCACCTTCCCGGTGATCGAGTGGATCCCGAACTACCCGTCCGGACCCGAGGTCGCAGGCGGCGGATACAAGCTGTACGACCAGCTCGACGCCGCGATCGCCAAGAAGCTGATGCCGCCGACCGTGGTGATCGTCCCCGACCCGACGGGGGTGCCGAAGGTCGGGCACGACACCGAATGCGTCGACGAGGTCAACGGCGCCGCGAACGACACCTACCTCACCGCAGACATCCGCGCGTGGGCGCTCAAGACGCTGAAGGTCAACGCCGACCGGAAGTCCTGGGCGATCGCGGGCTGGTCCTCCGGCGGCTATTGCGCGCTCAACCTGGTCACCCGGCACCCGCAGTGGTTCGGCATCGCGGCCAGCGTCAGCGGGTACGACGCCGCGTGGATCGACGCCGAGACCACCGACATCTTCAAGGGGCGCAAGGACATCGCGGACGCGAACAACGTCTCGATCAACCTCGCGAAGCACCCGTCACCGGTCGATCTGCTCGCGATCGCGGGCGACAAGGAAGCCAACGAGGTCGCGTCCATCCAGCGGATGAACAAGGCCGTCGCGTTGCCGACCACGTTGACGTCCTGGATCATCCCGGACGCCGGGCACAACATGAACACCTTCAAGTCGCAGCTGCCCGACGTCCTCACCTGGATCGGGTCCAAGAGCGCGACCCCGCGGTTCGCGGGCGCCCGCAAGGTCACGGTCAGCGGCGAGGTCAAGCCGTGGCCGCTGCCGCAGACGGGCGCGAAGGGCGCGCTCGTGGCGACCGATCAGTAA
- a CDS encoding CU044_5270 family protein, whose protein sequence is MNELDQALDQLNREARDSHAPLTDARAKLMAAVDAEAALPQLKPRRRRLVMPVAAAAAGVLAITAVVVQVRSDEPAPQAAVPPASGKSSEAPSEAPAVTLVAAEVLNKAADLSVGAVDQPVGPGQFRYINKHVWNTRGQSTGVSVDAPDQTIKGSTYLLELRYQTWIPADEKQTWLERREVLGPLKWIGGTSPESETTPPPIMDTDRGDRQGACGDFFPKSKPKKVCGDVTDSAQPAFYRNLPNDPDKMFAKLKDMTKGRGSTPAVMFHFGLQILEDGLMPAEQRANWYRALAKIDGVRVIETAANLDGRTGIALGIDGEHERRDLIIDPKTGEFIGVRSVAGEHPYDAWIKPGTVTEFSAVSTGVANTLGQPPAN, encoded by the coding sequence GTGAATGAGCTCGACCAGGCTCTCGACCAGCTGAACCGCGAAGCCCGTGACTCCCACGCGCCACTCACGGACGCACGCGCGAAGCTGATGGCCGCTGTCGACGCCGAAGCAGCGCTCCCGCAGCTCAAGCCGCGGCGCCGTCGGCTGGTGATGCCTGTCGCGGCCGCTGCCGCCGGGGTGCTCGCGATCACGGCGGTGGTCGTCCAGGTCCGGTCCGACGAGCCCGCTCCCCAGGCCGCGGTGCCGCCGGCGTCCGGGAAGTCGTCCGAGGCGCCGTCCGAAGCGCCCGCCGTGACGCTGGTGGCCGCCGAGGTGCTGAACAAGGCCGCTGACCTGTCCGTCGGCGCGGTGGACCAGCCGGTCGGGCCCGGCCAGTTCCGCTACATCAACAAGCACGTCTGGAACACCCGCGGTCAGAGCACGGGTGTCTCCGTCGACGCGCCGGACCAGACGATCAAGGGCAGCACCTACCTGCTCGAACTGCGGTACCAGACCTGGATTCCCGCCGACGAGAAGCAGACATGGCTGGAACGCCGTGAGGTGCTCGGCCCGCTGAAGTGGATCGGTGGCACGTCGCCGGAGTCCGAGACGACACCGCCGCCGATCATGGACACCGACCGCGGTGACCGGCAGGGCGCGTGCGGCGACTTCTTCCCGAAATCCAAGCCGAAGAAGGTCTGCGGCGACGTGACCGACTCGGCCCAGCCCGCGTTCTACCGCAACCTGCCGAACGATCCCGACAAGATGTTCGCGAAGCTGAAGGACATGACCAAGGGCCGGGGTTCCACGCCTGCGGTGATGTTCCACTTCGGACTCCAGATCCTCGAGGACGGCCTGATGCCCGCCGAACAGCGCGCCAACTGGTACCGCGCGCTGGCGAAGATCGACGGCGTCCGGGTGATCGAGACCGCCGCGAACCTCGACGGCCGCACCGGCATCGCGCTCGGCATCGACGGTGAGCACGAGCGTCGCGACCTGATCATCGACCCGAAGACGGGCGAGTTCATCGGCGTGCGCAGCGTGGCGGGCGAGCACCCGTACGACGCGTGGATCAAGCCGGGCACGGTCACCGAGTTCAGCGCGGTGAGCACGGGCGTGGCGAACACGCTCGGCCAGCC
- a CDS encoding serine hydrolase: protein MSKRTAMLLSGLCVGAVVAMLAFIYSTRGPAQASLSMPLETTATGVTPSETSAEEPAPEPEPSPTPTPTPSPKVTATAKLSGQVPGGQVGAMVYDRQENKALLAEHADTVFTTASLVKLLIAFDALDKGTSSNATVAQMLSRSDDNIASSLWVANGGQSIVTRWATKMGLARTKPPTDPGHWGSTRTTASDMVKVYRYLMEKASDDVRSVVLTALRKATKTGADGFDQYFGIPNGIDRPWAVKQGWSCCDPTRNLHTTGLVGEEDRYIVVILTSRPSSVSWATGSKQVTAAAQTVESLLN from the coding sequence ATGAGCAAGCGAACGGCAATGCTCCTCTCCGGACTGTGCGTCGGCGCGGTCGTGGCGATGCTCGCGTTCATCTATTCGACGCGCGGGCCGGCGCAGGCTTCGTTGTCCATGCCGCTGGAGACCACCGCGACGGGTGTCACCCCGTCGGAGACTTCCGCCGAGGAACCCGCCCCGGAACCGGAGCCGAGCCCCACGCCGACACCGACACCGTCGCCGAAGGTCACCGCGACGGCGAAGCTTTCCGGCCAGGTGCCCGGTGGTCAGGTCGGCGCGATGGTCTACGACCGGCAGGAGAACAAGGCGCTGCTCGCCGAGCACGCCGACACGGTCTTCACCACCGCGTCACTGGTGAAACTGCTGATCGCGTTCGACGCGCTGGACAAGGGCACCTCGTCGAACGCGACCGTCGCGCAGATGCTTTCGCGCAGCGACGACAACATCGCGAGCAGTTTGTGGGTGGCGAACGGCGGCCAGTCGATCGTCACCCGGTGGGCGACGAAAATGGGGCTGGCCCGCACGAAACCGCCGACGGATCCCGGTCACTGGGGCAGCACGCGCACCACCGCGTCGGACATGGTGAAGGTTTACCGATATCTGATGGAGAAGGCATCGGACGACGTCCGCTCCGTCGTGCTGACCGCGTTGCGCAAGGCGACGAAGACCGGCGCCGACGGATTCGATCAGTATTTCGGTATACCGAACGGTATCGACAGGCCGTGGGCGGTGAAACAGGGCTGGTCCTGTTGTGACCCCACGCGAAATCTCCACACGACCGGCCTAGTGGGCGAAGAAGACCGGTACATCGTGGTCATTTTGACCTCGCGGCCGAGCTCCGTCTCGTGGGCCACCGGATCGAAGCAGGTCACGGCCGCGGCTCAGACGGTCGAAAGCTTGTTGAACTAG
- a CDS encoding patatin family protein — protein MHEVLRLIESRMASGSSPGRRTDSARLALAIEGGSSRGTYSSGMVLALEELGLLPAFDAVYGSSAGALNGAWLLCGRSATGVRSWWNPDVMRRIMNPLHPLRGRSVIDLDFLVHQVYSRLEPMDFPAILANPVEFHPLATDADTGASTDLHPFIVDIDTVKLALAATSCMPVLAGPPISLGGHRFVDAGVAEPIPFRAALSQGATAVLVLRTRRADELPLPPPRVQDVVVPRFLRRYAPGTLDAWRTQHARDIADAQTLASDPRVFSVRPPLNAPNIGAIERDPAVLRRAVDLGRAAVLTALAPLRVTT, from the coding sequence ATGCACGAAGTACTTCGGCTGATCGAGTCCCGGATGGCCTCCGGCAGTTCCCCAGGTCGGCGCACCGATTCGGCCCGCCTGGCGCTGGCCATCGAGGGTGGCAGCAGCCGCGGCACCTACTCCAGCGGCATGGTCCTCGCACTCGAAGAACTCGGCCTGCTCCCCGCGTTCGACGCCGTCTACGGCTCGTCCGCGGGCGCGTTGAACGGCGCCTGGCTGCTCTGCGGCCGCTCGGCCACCGGCGTCCGCTCGTGGTGGAACCCCGACGTGATGCGCCGGATCATGAACCCACTCCACCCGCTGCGCGGCCGCTCGGTCATCGACCTCGACTTCCTGGTCCACCAGGTCTATTCGCGACTGGAGCCGATGGACTTCCCGGCCATCCTCGCCAACCCCGTCGAGTTCCACCCGCTCGCGACCGACGCCGACACCGGCGCGTCGACCGACCTCCACCCCTTCATCGTCGACATCGACACGGTCAAGCTCGCACTGGCCGCGACCTCGTGCATGCCGGTACTGGCCGGCCCACCGATCTCCCTCGGCGGCCACCGCTTCGTCGACGCGGGCGTCGCCGAGCCCATCCCGTTCCGCGCGGCCCTGTCCCAGGGCGCCACCGCCGTCCTGGTCCTGCGCACCCGCCGAGCCGACGAACTCCCACTTCCCCCACCCCGAGTCCAAGACGTCGTGGTCCCGCGCTTCCTCCGCCGCTACGCCCCCGGCACCTTGGACGCCTGGCGAACCCAGCACGCCCGAGACATCGCCGACGCCCAGACCCTCGCCTCCGACCCTCGCGTCTTCTCGGTCCGCCCACCCCTGAACGCACCGAACATCGGCGCGATCGAACGGGACCCTGCCGTACTCCGGCGGGCCGTCGACCTGGGCCGCGCCGCGGTCCTGACCGCACTGGCTCCCCTGCGCGTGACGACCTGA
- a CDS encoding PadR family transcriptional regulator has protein sequence MALEHAILVSLAERSGSGYELTRRFEKSIGLWWSATHQQIYRVLKRMEEAGWIVVDHVEQSGKPDKKVYTVSADGTEVMKRWLAEPDPGAGPRELAVKIRGAALGDVAAVAEEVARHRDVHAEQLDVYRQIEKRDFPAPADLSGQSLHQYLVLRGGIRTESGFVEWLEEVLEALRKGTS, from the coding sequence ATGGCGTTGGAGCACGCGATACTGGTGTCGCTGGCCGAGCGGTCCGGCTCGGGCTATGAGCTGACGCGCCGGTTCGAGAAGTCGATCGGGCTGTGGTGGAGCGCCACCCACCAGCAGATCTACCGCGTGCTCAAGCGCATGGAGGAAGCGGGCTGGATCGTCGTCGATCACGTCGAGCAGTCCGGAAAGCCTGACAAGAAGGTCTACACAGTCAGCGCGGACGGCACAGAGGTCATGAAGCGGTGGCTCGCCGAGCCGGACCCCGGCGCCGGGCCGCGCGAACTCGCCGTCAAGATCCGCGGCGCCGCGCTCGGCGATGTCGCCGCCGTCGCCGAAGAGGTCGCGCGCCACCGCGACGTGCACGCCGAGCAGCTCGACGTCTACCGCCAGATCGAGAAGCGCGACTTTCCCGCACCGGCTGACCTCAGTGGACAGTCGTTGCACCAGTATTTGGTGCTGCGTGGGGGAATCCGTACCGAATCCGGCTTCGTCGAGTGGCTCGAAGAAGTTCTCGAAGCGCTCCGGAAGGGCACCTCATGA
- a CDS encoding SAM-dependent methyltransferase, producing the protein MDNTEALRAIGNSLDRPSAARIYDYFIGGSTNYAIDREFAEKVRRRLPLMGDYCMTSRQFLGRAVRRCAELGIRQFVDIGSGLPTTGNVHEVADDTRPEEDTHVLYIDNEPIALAHSQVLLADTADPDRHHAIAADFLQPEDLWERVRESEIINLREPVALVINAVMHFIKDSENPDAVLAYYRQRLAPGSLLVISQMTNENPVNDDERQALIDLLEYYETTTNPGVLRTMTEFSRFFGDWPLLSPGLVYAPAWHPDSETLFSRSPSESRVIGGIAQKPA; encoded by the coding sequence ATGGACAACACCGAGGCCCTGCGGGCTATTGGGAACAGCCTCGACAGGCCGTCGGCCGCGCGCATCTACGACTACTTCATCGGCGGCAGCACCAACTACGCGATCGACCGCGAGTTCGCCGAGAAGGTCCGCCGCCGCCTCCCGCTCATGGGCGACTACTGCATGACCAGCCGCCAGTTCCTCGGCCGCGCGGTCCGCCGTTGCGCCGAACTCGGCATTCGCCAGTTCGTCGACATCGGCTCCGGCCTCCCCACCACCGGCAACGTCCACGAGGTCGCCGACGACACCCGCCCCGAAGAGGACACCCACGTCCTCTACATCGACAACGAGCCGATCGCGCTCGCCCACTCCCAGGTCCTGCTCGCCGACACCGCCGACCCCGACCGCCACCACGCGATCGCCGCCGACTTCCTCCAGCCGGAGGACCTGTGGGAGCGCGTCCGCGAGTCCGAGATCATCAACCTGCGCGAGCCCGTCGCACTGGTGATCAACGCGGTCATGCACTTCATCAAGGACTCCGAAAACCCCGACGCGGTCCTCGCCTACTACCGCCAGCGCCTCGCACCCGGCTCCCTGCTCGTCATCTCCCAGATGACCAACGAAAACCCGGTCAACGACGACGAACGCCAGGCGCTCATAGACCTCCTCGAGTACTACGAGACCACGACCAACCCCGGCGTCCTGCGCACGATGACCGAGTTCAGCCGCTTCTTCGGCGACTGGCCACTCCTCTCACCCGGCCTCGTCTACGCCCCGGCCTGGCACCCGGACTCGGAGACCCTGTTCTCCCGCTCCCCCTCGGAGTCCCGCGTCATCGGCGGCATCGCCCAAAAACCCGCCTGA
- a CDS encoding RNA polymerase sigma factor yields the protein MTGIIERRVEAPGDRPDLAVEDPKESFARLFDEYARPLRGYLAGRVGEHVADDLVAETFLVALRRRASYDPTQAPIRGWLYGIATNLLRNHVRHEVRGYQLTAKAVGEEAPAENHDVRVADRVDAASRLRRLAGELAALSEAERDVLLLTSWAGLEPAEVAEALGIPASTVRSRLHRVRHKLQAFLTDKTFEENVSE from the coding sequence GTGACAGGAATCATCGAGCGCAGGGTTGAAGCCCCGGGAGACCGGCCAGACCTCGCCGTGGAGGACCCGAAGGAGTCCTTCGCGCGGCTCTTCGACGAGTACGCGAGGCCGTTACGCGGCTACCTCGCGGGCCGGGTCGGCGAGCACGTGGCGGACGATCTCGTCGCGGAGACCTTTCTCGTCGCGTTGCGAAGACGCGCGAGTTACGACCCGACGCAGGCACCCATTCGCGGCTGGTTGTACGGGATCGCGACCAATCTGCTGCGCAACCACGTCCGGCACGAGGTCCGCGGCTACCAGCTCACGGCCAAGGCCGTCGGCGAGGAAGCGCCCGCCGAGAACCACGACGTCAGAGTGGCCGACCGGGTCGACGCCGCCAGCCGTCTGCGCAGGCTCGCCGGCGAGCTGGCCGCGCTCAGCGAGGCCGAACGCGACGTGCTCCTGCTGACCTCGTGGGCCGGGCTCGAACCGGCCGAGGTCGCCGAGGCACTCGGGATCCCCGCCAGCACCGTGCGCTCCCGGCTGCACCGGGTCCGGCACAAACTCCAGGCTTTCTTGACCGACAAGACTTTTGAGGAGAACGTCAGTGAATGA
- a CDS encoding FAD-dependent monooxygenase: MAKNMNVLVSGASIAGPALAYWLHHYGFNATVVEQAPEIRDGGYAVDLRGTAVEVTKRMGLFETIKEGGTGVDGISYVDVNNKVKGSLGKDFLGGSGVVAEVEILHGDLSRILYDATKDYTEYVFGDSITSLTETADGVEVTFERGAPRTFDYVFGADGLHSNVRALTFGDESRFIHHLGYYMAIFTTENHLNLDHWECFYNMPGKAAGMQSARGNSEAMAMFHWSSDPLFYDRHDIEQQKKILLDVFSGESWEIPRLLKALPDATDFFFDSIAQVKMDDWAKGRIALVGDAAHSSSVLSGMATSMALVGAYIVVGELQAHLDNHETAFKNYREDMREYVELNHKIGAGNATGLMPKTNFAIWRRNFLVRMMPYIPGKEKFLGAYEKAANAAVLKDY; the protein is encoded by the coding sequence GTGGCGAAGAACATGAACGTACTCGTTTCGGGCGCGAGCATCGCCGGGCCCGCTCTGGCTTACTGGCTGCACCACTACGGTTTCAACGCGACGGTGGTGGAGCAGGCTCCCGAGATCCGCGATGGCGGATACGCGGTCGATCTGCGGGGCACCGCGGTCGAGGTGACCAAGCGAATGGGACTCTTCGAAACCATCAAGGAAGGCGGCACCGGCGTCGACGGCATTTCCTACGTCGACGTCAACAACAAGGTGAAAGGCAGTCTGGGCAAGGACTTCCTCGGCGGATCCGGCGTGGTCGCCGAAGTCGAGATCCTGCACGGCGACCTCAGCCGCATCCTGTACGACGCCACGAAGGACTACACCGAATACGTTTTCGGCGACTCGATCACATCGCTCACCGAAACCGCCGACGGTGTCGAGGTCACCTTCGAACGCGGTGCGCCACGCACTTTCGACTACGTGTTCGGCGCCGACGGGCTGCATTCCAACGTCCGCGCGCTGACCTTCGGCGACGAGTCGCGGTTCATTCACCACCTCGGCTACTACATGGCCATCTTCACCACGGAAAACCACCTGAACCTCGACCACTGGGAATGCTTCTACAACATGCCCGGCAAAGCGGCGGGCATGCAGAGCGCCCGTGGCAACTCCGAGGCGATGGCGATGTTCCACTGGAGTTCCGACCCGCTGTTCTACGACCGGCACGACATCGAGCAGCAGAAGAAGATCCTGCTCGACGTCTTCTCCGGCGAAAGCTGGGAAATCCCCCGGCTGCTGAAAGCGCTCCCTGACGCGACCGACTTCTTCTTCGACTCGATCGCCCAGGTCAAGATGGACGACTGGGCGAAGGGCCGGATCGCACTGGTCGGCGACGCCGCGCACAGCTCGTCCGTCCTTTCCGGAATGGCGACGAGCATGGCATTGGTCGGCGCGTACATCGTCGTCGGCGAACTACAGGCCCATCTCGACAATCACGAGACGGCGTTCAAGAACTACCGCGAAGACATGCGTGAATACGTCGAGCTGAACCACAAGATCGGCGCCGGAAATGCCACCGGCCTGATGCCGAAGACGAATTTCGCGATCTGGCGGCGCAATTTCCTGGTCCGGATGATGCCGTACATCCCTGGTAAGGAAAAGTTCCTCGGCGCTTACGAAAAAGCAGCGAACGCCGCGGTGCTCAAGGATTACTGA
- a CDS encoding FAD-dependent oxidoreductase produces the protein MSQYPNLLSPLDLGFTSLRNRVIMGSMHTGLEDKEKDFPRLAEYYAERARGGVGLIITGGFAPNRTGWLLPFASKLSTKAEARAHRQLTAPVHEAGGKIALQILHAGRYAYNPLSVSASSIKAPINPFKPRALTGYGVRQQIRAFADCAALAKEAGYDGVEIMGSEGYFINQFLAERTNKRTDEWGGTPEKRRRIAVEIVRRTREKVGPDFIIIYRLSMLDLVEGGQSWEDVVALAKEVEAAGATIINTGIGWHEARVPTIVTSVPRAAFTWVTGKLKPHVGIPVVTSNRINMPEVAEEALTSGNADLVSMARPFLADPEWILKAGSGREDEINTCIACNQACLDHAFKKKTVSCLVNPRAGHETLLKLTPTRRVKRVAVVGAGPAGLAVATSLGARGHDVELFEADSEIGGQFGIARKIPGKEEFAETIRYYARQIEVSGVKLHLNTRVAAADLIDAGFDEVVLATGVTPRIPSIPGIDHTKVLSYVDVVKHGKPVGDKVAVIGAGGIGVDLSEFLTHKDSPALDLDTWMSEWGVTDPETAVGGLTKPQPEPSPRQVFLLQRKTSGIGAGLGKTSGWVHRAALKAKRVEQLKGVRYDKIDDDGLHITADEKARVLDVDAVVICAGQEPQRELADELRAAGLTVHLIGGADVAAELDAKRAINQGVRLAAEL, from the coding sequence ATGAGCCAGTACCCGAACCTGCTGTCGCCACTCGACCTCGGCTTCACCAGCCTCCGCAACCGCGTGATCATGGGCTCGATGCACACCGGCCTCGAGGACAAGGAAAAGGACTTCCCGCGCCTCGCCGAGTACTACGCCGAGCGCGCACGCGGTGGCGTCGGGCTGATCATCACCGGCGGCTTCGCGCCGAACCGCACCGGCTGGCTGCTGCCGTTCGCCTCGAAGCTCAGCACGAAGGCGGAAGCCAGGGCGCACCGGCAGCTCACCGCGCCCGTGCACGAGGCCGGCGGCAAGATCGCGCTGCAGATCCTGCACGCCGGGCGCTACGCGTACAACCCGCTGAGCGTCTCCGCGTCGAGCATCAAGGCGCCGATCAACCCGTTCAAGCCGCGCGCGCTGACCGGATACGGTGTGCGGCAACAGATCCGCGCCTTCGCCGACTGCGCGGCGCTCGCGAAGGAAGCGGGCTACGACGGCGTCGAGATCATGGGCTCCGAGGGCTACTTCATCAACCAGTTCCTCGCCGAACGCACCAACAAGCGCACCGACGAGTGGGGCGGCACGCCCGAGAAACGTCGCCGGATCGCCGTCGAAATCGTGCGCCGCACCCGCGAGAAGGTCGGCCCCGATTTCATCATCATCTACCGGCTCAGCATGCTCGACCTCGTCGAAGGCGGCCAGAGCTGGGAAGACGTCGTCGCGCTCGCGAAGGAAGTCGAAGCCGCGGGCGCGACGATCATCAACACCGGCATCGGCTGGCACGAGGCCCGCGTGCCGACGATCGTCACCTCCGTGCCGCGCGCCGCGTTCACCTGGGTCACCGGAAAGCTGAAGCCGCACGTCGGCATCCCGGTGGTCACGTCGAACCGGATCAACATGCCCGAGGTCGCCGAGGAGGCGCTGACCAGCGGCAACGCCGACCTGGTCTCGATGGCGCGGCCGTTCCTCGCCGACCCGGAGTGGATCCTCAAGGCAGGCAGCGGACGCGAGGACGAGATCAACACCTGCATCGCCTGCAACCAGGCCTGCCTCGACCACGCCTTCAAGAAGAAGACCGTGTCCTGCCTGGTGAATCCCCGCGCCGGCCACGAAACCCTGCTGAAGCTGACGCCGACCCGCCGCGTCAAGCGGGTCGCGGTCGTCGGCGCCGGACCCGCGGGCCTCGCCGTCGCGACGAGCCTCGGCGCACGCGGTCACGACGTCGAACTGTTCGAGGCGGACAGCGAGATCGGCGGCCAGTTCGGCATCGCGCGCAAGATACCCGGCAAGGAGGAGTTCGCCGAGACGATCCGTTACTACGCAAGGCAAATCGAGGTGTCCGGGGTCAAGCTTCACCTCAACACCCGGGTCGCCGCCGCCGATCTGATCGACGCCGGGTTCGACGAGGTCGTGCTCGCGACCGGTGTCACCCCGCGCATCCCGTCGATCCCCGGCATCGACCACACCAAGGTGCTGTCCTATGTGGACGTGGTCAAGCACGGCAAGCCGGTCGGCGACAAGGTCGCGGTCATCGGCGCGGGCGGGATCGGCGTCGACCTCAGCGAGTTCCTGACCCACAAGGACTCCCCCGCGCTCGACCTCGACACGTGGATGTCCGAGTGGGGCGTCACCGACCCGGAGACCGCCGTCGGCGGACTCACCAAGCCGCAGCCCGAACCGTCGCCGCGTCAGGTTTTCCTTTTGCAGCGCAAGACTTCCGGTATCGGCGCCGGGCTCGGCAAGACCAGCGGCTGGGTGCACCGCGCCGCGCTGAAGGCCAAGCGGGTCGAGCAGCTCAAGGGCGTCCGCTACGACAAGATCGACGACGACGGCCTGCACATCACGGCCGACGAGAAGGCACGCGTGCTCGACGTGGACGCGGTCGTGATCTGCGCGGGCCAGGAGCCCCAACGTGAACTCGCCGACGAACTGCGCGCGGCCGGGCTCACCGTGCACCTGATCGGTGGCGCGGACGTCGCGGCCGAGCTCGACGCCAAGCGTGCGATCAACCAGGGCGTCCGGCTGGCCGCCGAGCTCTAG